From the genome of Altererythrobacter sp. BO-6:
GGATAGAGCGCGTTGAAGCCAAGCGTTTGGCCGAACCAGGACAACTGTCTGAAGCAATCGACATTGTCGTCAACTATGATGATGTGTCATGTGCTCTCCCGACGCGCTATATAGCAAAACTGGGAAGCAACGATCCCGAAGTCATCGCTTTGACCCAGTTTTTCGGCCTCTATCGCCGTGAAGTCGCATTTTACCAAACCTATCACGACATAGGTCTTCCGAAGCCAAGGTGCTTCTACAGCTATTGCTCAAACGACCATTCGAAAATGGTCCTTTTGCTTGAGCATTTGGCACCTGCACGCAGTCCATCGTGGCGCCCCTCTCTTGCTGAAATCGAAATTGCCCTGAGCTACCTGCCCGCATTCCATGCCAAATGGTGGAATGCGCCGGGCCTCAAGGAACAAGCGTGTCTTATCCCCGCTAAGGACAAAATACTTGCCGACAGCTTTGCTGCGGCCGCAGTTGGCGCCGACGAAGTAATGGCAACAGTTGGTGACGATGCGGAAAACGCGGTAGCCTGCGTTGTCGCCGTGTCGAAGAAAATCGAAAAGTGGCAAGCCTATGTTGACTCCAGAGACTATACGATCGTCCACTCGGACTATCATGGGAAGCAAATGTTTATGCCTTCAGCTGAAGGCGGCAATTTCTCCGTTATCGATTGGCAGTACCCATATGTCGCCGAGGGGCCATGGGACTTGGCTCGCTTGTTGGGCACATGCCTTCCCAGTTCGGATTGGGAGAAACATGGTGAGCGGCTCATAGATGCTTACTACCAGGGCCTCAGAGAGAATGGCGTGACTGGCTATTCCAAGGAGGATGTACTCGATGGAATCAGAATAGGCTTGGTCGTAAGTTCGATGCTTAGTTGCATCGCCACTGTGTCTACCGACCCGACCATCGTTTCGAAGGAATGCGAGGCACTCGGACTAGACTGGAAAGACGTTTGGTTCAGGCGTCACAATCGTATGATCGTCGATCTCGATGCTGAAGCACTAGTCCGAAGCATCTGACAGGCGGCCAAGGGGTTACAGCTTATTGCGGCTTCATTGTTTTTGAAGCCACCAGCAAAGTCCGCTTGCCACCCATGAGCTGACTATTTCTCATCACAAGGCCGTGTCTAAAAGCTGACTGGCAGCTTAGCCGCTGCATCGGAAAAAAGCGGACCGCCGAGTAACGACCCATTAGAAGAAATGGGTTCTTGGCGTATTGTGCACTCGGATGCAGACTGAGACCTGCAGCGAGCAGGATGGAGAGGCACCAATGACCCCCGTATTGCAAAATGTCATTGTGGAGCTGTGCAACTGACCTGCGAGGGCGATCCCTACCCCGTTCTCATGTGCTCTTGCGAATTATGTCAGAGGCGCACCGGCGCGCCAGTCCATATCGGAGCCTGGTTTCCTATCGAGAACGTAAAGATCGAAGGCGTGACCACTGCCTTTACCCGCACGACAGGCGATATGGGCATGGAGGCGACTTTCCACTTTTGCCCAGTCTGCGGAACTTCGCTGTGGTGGGGTGGTCGGAGCACAGGCTTCCTGGCAGGCAAGATCGGCATCGCCGGTGGCTGTTTTGCAGACAAGGACTTCCCGCCTCCCACGCACGCTTTCTATGACAAACGCAGGCACTCCTGGATCAACCCGCCCGAAGAGACCCAATGTTTTCAGGAAGTCCCGCCACCAGAAGTCATGGCCGAATTCATGAAGTAAAGCTTCAGGCCGACAGGCTGACCAATTGGGTTTTGAAAGGAAAAGACTTGAGCAGCACAAAACCCGAAAGCGGCAGCAGCCTGGAGCACCATTTCCCGATCACACAGGAGAATGTGCAAGCAAGCTTTGATGCGATTTTTGCGCCGTGGATAAAGGCGATGGGACTTACTGATCTGCAAGTCTCGCAGGGATTTTGCTCGCTGCGTCTGCCGTTCTCCGGTCACCTGAAATTCAGCAGCGGCGCGGTTTGCGGGCAAGCGATGATGTCAGCCATCGACACGGCTGCGTCGATGGCCGCAGGGACGACCGATAGAGTGCCGCGGGGGACAGTCTACCAGCACACGCATTTCCTG
Proteins encoded in this window:
- a CDS encoding oxidoreductase family protein; the protein is MHIGIPVRARDIDVAWMEAALADHLNGTRIERVEAKRLAEPGQLSEAIDIVVNYDDVSCALPTRYIAKLGSNDPEVIALTQFFGLYRREVAFYQTYHDIGLPKPRCFYSYCSNDHSKMVLLLEHLAPARSPSWRPSLAEIEIALSYLPAFHAKWWNAPGLKEQACLIPAKDKILADSFAAAAVGADEVMATVGDDAENAVACVVAVSKKIEKWQAYVDSRDYTIVHSDYHGKQMFMPSAEGGNFSVIDWQYPYVAEGPWDLARLLGTCLPSSDWEKHGERLIDAYYQGLRENGVTGYSKEDVLDGIRIGLVVSSMLSCIATVSTDPTIVSKECEALGLDWKDVWFRRHNRMIVDLDAEALVRSI
- a CDS encoding GFA family protein encodes the protein MCSCELCQRRTGAPVHIGAWFPIENVKIEGVTTAFTRTTGDMGMEATFHFCPVCGTSLWWGGRSTGFLAGKIGIAGGCFADKDFPPPTHAFYDKRRHSWINPPEETQCFQEVPPPEVMAEFMK
- a CDS encoding PaaI family thioesterase — encoded protein: MSSTKPESGSSLEHHFPITQENVQASFDAIFAPWIKAMGLTDLQVSQGFCSLRLPFSGHLKFSSGAVCGQAMMSAIDTAASMAAGTTDRVPRGTVYQHTHFLRPAIGGDFLVTAQVKRFGKSSIYLDCSIVTEETGALVAHAVLEFAV